In the Desulfuromonadaceae bacterium genome, one interval contains:
- a CDS encoding roadblock/LC7 domain-containing protein, whose amino-acid sequence MPFKELLGRLIDSIDGARGAIVADWEGEAVDQVSRMDDFEIKIIGAHQGVILSHFRQVVKALEGNDLEEIVVVTNLAHTMILPITADYFMVFVMERNDTVLGRALFEARRCVKALRSEVLC is encoded by the coding sequence ATGCCATTTAAAGAACTATTGGGTCGCTTGATCGACAGCATTGACGGGGCACGAGGGGCCATTGTCGCTGACTGGGAAGGGGAGGCGGTCGATCAGGTATCGCGTATGGATGATTTTGAAATCAAAATTATCGGTGCTCATCAGGGGGTGATCCTCAGTCATTTTCGTCAGGTGGTCAAGGCTCTGGAAGGGAATGACCTGGAAGAGATCGTTGTTGTCACCAATCTGGCACATACAATGATCCTGCCGATCACCGCCGATTATTTTATGGTCTTCGTCATGGAGCGCAACGATACCGTGCTGGGACGTGCACTTTTCGAAGCACGTCGCTGTGTGAAAGCGTTGCGCTCCGAAGTTCTTTGTTAA